The Borrelia hispanica CRI genomic interval AGAAAAGTTTTATTGGGATGCTTGGATTAAATCTAGTCAAAATATCTTTAAGGAAGCTTTATATTTTTTTTTAATAGGAGATTTTAATAAATTTGGTTTGAGAGTTGTTAAAAGTTATCAGTGTATGTTTGCCTTAATGTTATCATCTTCTATTATTTATTTCAAAGATAATACTATAAATTTGATAAAATATGTGGCTGAGTTGCGAAGAGAGGGTTTTTCTGTTTTTGAAACTATGGATGCTGGACCACAAGTTAAGATATTGTGTTTAAAGAAAGATTTGAATTTGATTTTGCCCAAACTTACTAAAAATTTTAAAGATGTTAATTTTATTGTTTCAGGGATTGGACGTGGTTTGGAATGGATATGATAAATTTTTCAGTGCCTGGTAATTTGCTTTTAATGGGTGAATATTCTATTTTAGAAGAAAATGGTTTTGGTCTTGCAATTGCAATTGACGAGAGAGCTTATTTTTCTTTTAAACAAAGTGATAAATGGCGTTTTTTTGCTAAAAGAACTAAAATTGATGGTTTTACTTTAATAGAAAGTAATGATGATTTTATTTTTAAGATGTTTAGCTATTTAAAGTATTATTATTTTAATAATTTAGAAGTTTTTCCCTTTGATGTTTATGTTGATACAAGTAATTTTTTTTTAAATAGTGGTGTTAAGAAAGGATTTGGGTCGAGTGCTGTTGTTGCTGTTGGGATTGTATGTGGAATTTATTTAATTTTAAATGGTGGTAAAAATTTTCTTAAAGATAAAATTTTTATGTATTGCCTTGAAGCTTACAGATATGCTCAAGGGGGTATGGGTAGTGGGTATGATATTGCTACAAGTCTTTTTGGAGGTGTTGTTATGTTTAGGGGAGGTAATTCTCCGAAATATGAGCTTTTAGATAAAATATGTTTTGACAATTTTTATCTAATGAAAGGTCCAGGTCCCGTTAAAACTACTAATGCTATCATTAGATATAATGGATATAGAGATTCTTTGGTGAGTTTTATGCGAGATGTTAATATTGTAATGGAAAATATTATTTTAAATGTTAGTAATTCTACTCATTGTTTACTGTCTAGTTTAAAGTTGGCAAGAAATATAGGCTTGGAAATTGGGAAGAGAATAGGAATTTCTGCTGAGTTACCTTTAAATCTTTCTTATCTTAAAGATGAATGTACTTTGATTAAGGCTTTGGGTGCTGGGAATGAAACTTTTTTAGTCTATAATCCAAATTTTGAAGTTTTTAAACAATTTGATATTGAACCTATAAATCTAGATTTGGTTGGTGTTAAATTTCATTAGATGTTTATAATAAAAAAATCTTCCAAAATATTATTTTTAGGTGAACATAGTGCTGTTTATGGCTTTCCAGTAATTGGTACTACGATACCTTTTTATATGTATTTAGTTTATACTTTTTCTACTTATTGGAGATATTTGGGGGAGCCTTCTTTCAAAATAGATGAAATAATATCCTTTATTAATAGAAACTTTAGTAAAGTTAGGCCTATTGAATTTTTAATATTTTCTCAAATTCCAGTTGGTTTGGGATTTGGTTCTTCTGCCAGTCTTAGTTTATGTTTTGCTGAATACATTGTAAGTCATGATGAATATAATGCTTATGATAAGATTTTATTAGCAAGAGAAATTGAAAACATTTTTCATGGTAAATCTTCTGGTATGGATATTTTACTTGTTGAATTAAATGGGACTTTTTATTTGGAAAATAAAAATGGTATTTTCAGTTATAAAAAAATAGAATTTTGTAATTTTTATTTTTTGGTTGGTGCTGTCAAAAGGGAATGTGAAACAAGTAAGATAATATCTGATTTAAATTATAAAATTTCTGTTGAGAATAGCCAATTTGATATTATTGAAAAGCTTGGTTATATTGTTGAGAATTCTTATGCTGCTTTTAAGAAACAAGATATTGATTTGTTAGCAAATAATGTTAATATTGCCAATAATTATTTAGATTCTTTAGGATTGTCTTCAAATATACTTAATTACATAATAGCAAGGGGAAGGGAGTTTAAGGCTGTTGCTGGAAAATTGAGTGGTGCTGGTAGAGGAGGGGCTTTTATTTTGCTTTTTAAAGATAAAAATGACGCTATGTTTTGTTTAGAGAAATTGGATAAGGATTTAAAGGAAAATAATATTAATTTAATTTTTAAACTTCACTTATTTAAGTCTTAGTAATGTTGAAATATTATATTTGAGATTAAATTAAGGGAACTAACACAATAATTTTGGGTCCAGAGGGACTCGAACCCCCGACATCCTGCTTGTAAGGCAGGCGCTCTGACCACCTGAGCTATAAACCCTTGAAGTATCAATAGAAATTATATAAGATAAACTTGATTTATGTCAAATTCTTTTACATTTTTCTCCAAAAAGAACCACAAATATATTTTTGTTATCTTTTGTGCGTAATACATACCCGCCTATTTTGCTTGTATCTTTATTTATTAGAGCTTCTTTGTGTTTTGGACTTTGAAGCCATGCATTAGTTACATCTTGAACTTCCATTTTTGCTGCTAAAATTTCTCTTATTCTGCAAAAATTTTTGTCATATTTGCTTACTCGTTGCATAGGAGTTGTTCCAAATAGTGTATGTGTTAATACGTCATTTTTATCTAAATTTATTGCATATTCTTTTGCTACAGTTTCAAGGGTTTTATCTACCTCTAGTTTTTTTAAATTTAAATTATCTCTTAATTTATGAATATCTGAGTAAAGAAAAGTTAAGTCTTTATTGGTGCCCATGAGTGCACATTGACTTGTAAGGAATAAAATAATGATAGGAATTTTTTTTTGCATAATAAACCTACTTATACTAAAATAATATAATTATAACATATATGTAATTATATTAAATAGGAGAATAATGTGGAAAATAATTTGGGTTATTTAGAAAAAGAAAATTCAGCTAAAATTCATTTAGCACTTCAGGAATTGTTAGCGGGCTTACATATTTTTTATGCTAATTTAAGAGGTATTCATTGGAATATTAAGGATATTAATTTTTTTGTGATACATAAAGAAACAGAAAAACTTTATGATTATGTTGCAGAGGTTATTGATATCATAG includes:
- a CDS encoding GHMP family kinase ATP-binding protein; the encoded protein is MDMINFSVPGNLLLMGEYSILEENGFGLAIAIDERAYFSFKQSDKWRFFAKRTKIDGFTLIESNDDFIFKMFSYLKYYYFNNLEVFPFDVYVDTSNFFLNSGVKKGFGSSAVVAVGIVCGIYLILNGGKNFLKDKIFMYCLEAYRYAQGGMGSGYDIATSLFGGVVMFRGGNSPKYELLDKICFDNFYLMKGPGPVKTTNAIIRYNGYRDSLVSFMRDVNIVMENIILNVSNSTHCLLSSLKLARNIGLEIGKRIGISAELPLNLSYLKDECTLIKALGAGNETFLVYNPNFEVFKQFDIEPINLDLVGVKFH
- the mvk gene encoding mevalonate kinase; translated protein: MFIIKKSSKILFLGEHSAVYGFPVIGTTIPFYMYLVYTFSTYWRYLGEPSFKIDEIISFINRNFSKVRPIEFLIFSQIPVGLGFGSSASLSLCFAEYIVSHDEYNAYDKILLAREIENIFHGKSSGMDILLVELNGTFYLENKNGIFSYKKIEFCNFYFLVGAVKRECETSKIISDLNYKISVENSQFDIIEKLGYIVENSYAAFKKQDIDLLANNVNIANNYLDSLGLSSNILNYIIARGREFKAVAGKLSGAGRGGAFILLFKDKNDAMFCLEKLDKDLKENNINLIFKLHLFKS
- a CDS encoding CAP domain-containing protein; translation: MQKKIPIIILFLTSQCALMGTNKDLTFLYSDIHKLRDNLNLKKLEVDKTLETVAKEYAINLDKNDVLTHTLFGTTPMQRVSKYDKNFCRIREILAAKMEVQDVTNAWLQSPKHKEALINKDTSKIGGYVLRTKDNKNIFVVLFGEKCKRI